Sequence from the Fodinibius salicampi genome:
AGCAGCATCTGCTTATAAGTCAGAATTTCTGGTCCGCCGATGTCAAAGCTTTTATCAAATGTTTCGGGATGGTTAAGCACTCGCTTCAGGTACGTAATCACATTACGGATAGCGATGGGTTGTGTTCGGGTACTTAGCCATTTGGGAGCTATCATAACCGGTAGTTTTTCAACCAAATCGCGGATAATTTCAAAGGATGCGCTGCCGGACCCCACAATAATTCCTGCCCGAAGGGTGGTCAGGTAAAAAGAGCCAGAAGATAAAATTTCCTCAACCTTCTTGCGTGAGCGTAAATGTTTGGAAAGGTTATCACTGTTAATAATTCCACTTAGGTACACAACCTGTTCAACCTGGGTATGTTCCAGTTGGTTTACAAAGTTTGTAGCGGCTTGCTGTTCAAGGACTTCAAAATCTTCGCTTTGGGATGACATTGAATGAACCAAATAATAAGCTGCATCAATTTTTTTAGGTATTGCATCAAGTGTGGAGGCATCCAATAAATCAATACTAATAACTTCCACTTGGTCTGCCGGGTATTGGGAGGTATTAAAACGTTTTTTGTCTCTTGTGCAGCAAATAACATGGTGACCTTCGTCAAGAAGCACAGGAAGCAGCCTTTTGCCAATATAGCCGGTAGCACCGGTAAGCAGTATATTCATAATTACATATATCCGAATTAAATATTAAGCCCCCTTCCTAAACATACAGTCTTTTAAGTAGGATAATATATAGTTTTTGAACCGGCGATAGAGTTATAATTGACAAGAGATAAGAAAACGATATTTAGCCATCGCTTTGACTGGCTCTTAACGACATTTTATTGCTTTATCGTTCCTGCTAATTAGGAATATTTGTTATACATTTAACACCCAAAACTTATTGCCGTTAATTTTGACACTCTAAATTTTAAGACCGGAACTATGAGAAAGATTTTGTGCTTTGCTGTAATGTCAATGCTCCTCATATTTTATCCAGCCTCAATATTGGGACAATCCTCCTCTTTTTATTTGTTTGTAGGGACCTACACCTCCGGGGAAAGCGAGGGAATTTACGTGTATGAATTTAATGCTGAAACGGGAGAGGCCAATTATATCAGTAAAGTATCAGGGGTGGAGAATCCCTCATATATAGCAATCTCTCCGGATGACAACTATGTTTATGCAGTAAATGAGACAGGGGCTGAGAACGGAGGGTCGGTAAGTGCTTTTTCTTTTGACAAAGCCAAAGGAGAACTTAAATTCCTGAATAAAAAGTCAAGCAGGGGAGGCCATCCCTGCTATGTGTCGGTGGACCAAACCGGGCGCTGGGCTTTTGCCGGTAACTACAGCGGAGGATCACTATCTATGCTTCCTATTGCCGAGGATGGAAGCCTGCAGGAAGCTAAGGCATATTTTGAACACAGCGGAAGCAGCGTTAATAAAAACCGCCAGGAACGTCCCCATGTACATTGTACTTATGTGGCCCCGGACAATGAACATGTTCTGGTTGCTGATTTGGGGACAGACCAAGTTAAAAGTTACAGATTTAATGCATCAAAAGGTGAACTGGCCCCCTTAGAATCTGGCGTCTATGAAGCCGAACCCGGATCGGGGCCGCGTCACATAACTTTCCATCCGGAAGGCGACTTTGCCTACCTGATTAATGAACTTAATGGAACTATTGATGCTTTTACTTTTGAAGCCGGGAAACTTAATAAAATTCAGCAGGTTTCTACACTTCCGGAAAATTATGAGGGGGTTGTTTCCGGTGCAGACATTCAGCTCTCTCCGGATGGAAAATTTCTTTATGCCTCAAACAGGGAAGATCTGAATAACATCGTTATTTATTCAGTGAATCAGGAAAATGGTCAGTTATCGTATGTTGGGAAGCAGAATTCAGGTGGAATCCATCCGCGGAATTTTATGATTGATCCTACCGGTCAATACCTGTTGGTTGCTAATCGAAATACAGACAATGTGGTAGTATTCAAAAGAGATAAGGAATCCGGCATGTTGACTAAAACAGGGAATGAATTTGAAATATCGATGCCGGTATGCCTTAAAATGATGTCTGTGGATTAATGGCAAGCGACCTTATTTAACTTGGGCTACTGAAAAAACGGTTTAGAAGCTTTCGGGTTGTATGGTGATTTTCTTCAAAGTGAGGGGCATTTAACATAGTGACCGGAGATTGGATAAAGGGACCGTCACTTCTTTTAAGTTCATTGTTGCTATGTTGGATTAGTTCATCGAGTCCGTCTTTTGTTATTTCAAGATGGAACTGCAGCCCCATAATTTGCTCATCCACTAAAAAGCCCTGATTAGCACATCCTTTACTGGAAGCCAGGGAAAGAGCTCCCCCAGGCAAGCTAAATTGATCTCCGTGCCAGTGAAGTACGATTTGATTGGTCGGCAGAAAATCCAATAAGCGGTGATTCCGAGCTGATTCGTTCCAATTGAGCGGAAACCAGCCGATCTCTTTTTGGTTCATGGAATTGACCTCTGCTCCCAGTACATCCGCAATAAGCTGGGCTCCCAGGCAGATACCCAGTACTTTTATTCCTCGATCAATACAATTGTTAATAAATCGTTTTTCTTTTTTAAGCCAGGGATATCGTTTGGCGTCATAAACACCCATTGGACCACCCATGACAACTAATCCGTCAATTTCCCGGGGAGGAGGGAGTTCCTCATCTTCATACAAACGGGTACGAGTTAACGAAATATTATTATTTTTACTCCAGGAGCGAATAATACCGGGTCCTTCAAAGGGAACGTGTTGCAAATAGTGTAATCTCACAATGATGCAATAGTTATAAATATAATCAGAATAAGTAATCTAGTTCTTTAACCGAAGTTTTGCGACTGTTTCTATGTGGTAGGTTTGAGGAAACATATCAACCGGCTGTAGTTCTTCTATGTCATAAACCTCACTCATCTTTTCTAAGTCGCGGGCCATAGTAGAGCTGTTGCAGCTGACATAAACTAACTTTGGCACTTTTAATTTATTGATATTTTCGACCACATCCGGATGCATACCTGCCCTTGGGGGATCCGTGATCAGGCAGTCGGGAGCACCATACTTTTTGGTGATTAATTCGCCAAATACATGCTGCATATCTCCCTGCTGAAAATCTACATTATCAACATCATTGGATTCGGCATTTTTGCGTGCATTTTTTATGGCTACATTTGATAGTTCTATGCCTAGCAGGTTCTTAGCCTTTTCACTTAAAAACAGACTAAGGGTTCCTACGCCACAATAAAGATCATACACCGTATCGTCAGGCTGAATATCCGCATATTTTTTTGCTACTTCATAAAGCTCTTCGGCCTGTCGGGTATTCGTTTGGAAAAAAGCGTTTGCATCAATCTTAAAGTGATAGGAACCTATTCTATCTGTAATATAACCAGGTCCGTAAAGGACCTTTTCATAACGTCCAACTGCGGTAGGGTTTTTACGATCGTTAATATTATTGATGACGGTTGTAATTTCAGGAAATTCATTAACAAGCGCTTCAGAAAGTGGAGATACTATTTCGGAATCATCTTTCAGAGTTACGAGATTTACCATCAAATCATCCGTATGATATGAATTTCGGATAACTACATTGCGCATATAGCCCTTATGATCGATAGTATCGTAGGGGGGAACATCGTGATTAATGCACCAGGTGCGGACAAAATCCAGAATTTTATAGGAAATGGGGTGCTGTAAATGGCAATCCTGAATATTCAATACCTTGTCGAAACGTCCCGGTACATGAAGGCCAGCAGCAAAGCAATGGTCGTCCACATATTCATCCCGGTTGATTTCTTCCGGGCTCAACCAGCGGCGGTGGCCTATGGAATACTCCATTTTATTTCTATAATAAAAGGGCTGATCGCAGCCAATAGTATCATTGATATCAATATTGTCAAATCCCCCGATACGCTCCATGTGATCCCGCACTTGCTCTTTCTTAAACTCCAGCTGGTAATCGTAATCCACATGCTGCCAGCTACACCCTCCACAAACACGAGCATGCTGACATTTGGGTTCAATACGGCGCGGACCTTCTTCCAGTACTTCCAATAGCTTCCCTTCACGGTAATTCTTTTTACTTTTTGTAATACGTGCCCGAATGCGATCTCCGGGTGTAGTATTAGGTACAAAAACAGCCAATCCGTCTACTTTAGCTATTCCTTTTCCTTCGAAAGCAACACCTTCGATTGTTAATTCTGTTTCCGTTCCCTTTTTAAGCATTTTTTTGAATGATTAGATAAGCCTCTTTTGTAAATCCGGAAAAACTGGAAAGATAAAAGTATCCGGAAAAAGCTTTGTGATTAAAAATAATTAGAAATAGACACGCAGCTATTGCCTGAGTTTATTTACAGGTGCTCATTTTCTTGTTGATCGATATAAGTCTCGAACTGTAGAGCAAGTGCCTGTTTAGCCCCGCTTTGTTTTTTGAGTTCATTTGTTACCAGTTCGAGTTGTTTCATGGCTACCATGGCAAGTGTCTCCATGAACTTTACGGCAATAACAGGATGGCGCTTCTTTAAAGTTTCAAAGTCAGGCTTAAAGAATCCCATGAGCGTGCAGTCTGTCAGGCATTTAACGGTTGATATACGTCGTATTTCATATCCTATTGACAAAGCGCCAAAGCTTTCCGGCGCTTCGATAGTATAAGATTGATCCAAATCCTGACGCTCTTCTTCATTCTCTATGATAAGTTGAACTTGTCCTTCTTCGATAAAGTACATACCGGTTCCGGGATCTCCCTGGTAATAAATGTATTCATTTTTCTTGTATTTTCTACGGTGACAGTAGTGGAGGAATTCGGATCGTTCCAGCAGGCTAAGGTTTTGTAAAAAACGGGAATTGAAAATAATGTCCGATCGCTCTTTTATTTTTTTAAACCGACTTAAATTTAACATAATAAAAAATTTAGGATTAATAATAGCTACCCGCGCCCGTCTGGTATCTATTAATATATAAAAATGATCTTTGTTAGAAAGAGTGGCCAATACCGAAGCTAAAGTACAGCTTTTTATTGTTAAACCAACCTTCTTGTAGATCATGGACCCGGAAAGCGAAGTCAAACCGTATTACAATATATTCCCAGTCGATTCGAAGTCCCGCACCCGAACCGACCGCAATTTGGCGGTAAAAGTTATCGAATTTGAATTTACCCATTTCCAGGATTTCCTGCTGCGTTAGATTTGTCTGGGAATTGTTATCTTGAGCTGAGGGGAATTCTGTGCGAGGACCATACCAGATATTACCAGCATCAGTAAACCATGCGGCTATCCAGTTAGAGGAAAGGAAGTCCGTAAATAAGCGCTGCCGGACTTCAGACTGGGCAAGCAGTTTAATTTCCCCTCCATTAATGGTTACATCCTCAAGTGGAATAGATCCCGGCCCCAAACTGTAAAAGCTCCATCCCCGGATATCATTGGCACCTCCAGCATAATAACGCTGATTGAGCGGAACCGAGTTACTGTTTCCATACGGAAGTGCGACTCCCAGAAATCCCCGATAAGCAAATACCCCATTGTTTGAAATTGGAATATAGCGACGATAGTCGGCTGTTCCCTTAAAAAAGCGACTATAAGCCAGACTGTTTTGGCTGGAAGGAAAGATGGGGGGCAGGTTTCCCTCCAGGGTATTCGGGGTGACAATGAAGCGATCAGTTAGATAGGGAATGTTACCTCCTATAGCAGCAGAATATTCACTGAAATACCCAAAATTTCGTTTAATGAGGTCCGTGCGCCTACTTTGAAAGGTATATCGCAGGATAGAAGATACTTGGGGTCGGAAATCCTCCAGAATCCGCTCATACTCAAATGAGTCTTCTCCAAATTCTTGCTGTAAAGATTCCCTAAACCGCCTTGAAGGGGTCGTATCTAAGAGGTCCAGTTCAACAAGATCAAGGAAACTGGAAAATCGATCGTTGTGTTTTACTTCATAGCGCAAGTTGAAGCGAATATCGGAATTGATATCAAACAATAGCTGATCGGAACGACTAAAAGAAAGCCCATAGACAGTTTGGGCATTCGAAAATGAGGGATAGTTATCTAAAAAAGCAAAAGGAAAATTCAGGCGGGGCAGGGAGTATTCCAATCGAGAGTCAAAACTCTGGAAAAAGCCTCCCTGAACAGATTGAGTCGAATCGGAATCGGGAGAGATATCCCGTACGGTTTCAGAACTTACGTATTCAAAACTTCCATTCAAGCTCAGCTGCAGATTTTCAGCTTTTCCAAAAAGATTATTATTTGTGTAGGTTAATCCTGCACCCGATCCAAAACCATACCGGCGCATCCCAAAGAAATTTAAATTTACAGAGTGTTTGGGACGGCTTTTAAGTGAAAACATCACCGGTAGTTCATTTCCGGAATAATCGGGTAGAGAACCGTCTTCACTGAGGCCAAATTGCTGTACGTTGAGCATGCCCAGGTTCTGGAATTCGTTAACGGTACGGATATAGAGTGAATTATCAAATGTCTCGCCGGGTTTGAATAGAATTTGATCTGTTAAAAGGCTGTATTTTGTTTGTGCAGAAGGTGCTTTATGAAGGAAAATTTTTCTTCCGGCTGTGAGTTCTGAGTGCTGAACCGTATCCTTTTGGGTGAGATTGCTTTCCTCTTCTGGTCCCGCAAGACTAATATGAACATCACCAAAGGTGTATTTGCGTCCGGGATTAATAGTAAAAAGAGCGTCAAGCTGATGTCTGTTTTCGGGATCTCTCTTCATCAGAACTGAAACCGAA
This genomic interval carries:
- a CDS encoding lactonase family protein; this encodes MRKILCFAVMSMLLIFYPASILGQSSSFYLFVGTYTSGESEGIYVYEFNAETGEANYISKVSGVENPSYIAISPDDNYVYAVNETGAENGGSVSAFSFDKAKGELKFLNKKSSRGGHPCYVSVDQTGRWAFAGNYSGGSLSMLPIAEDGSLQEAKAYFEHSGSSVNKNRQERPHVHCTYVAPDNEHVLVADLGTDQVKSYRFNASKGELAPLESGVYEAEPGSGPRHITFHPEGDFAYLINELNGTIDAFTFEAGKLNKIQQVSTLPENYEGVVSGADIQLSPDGKFLYASNREDLNNIVIYSVNQENGQLSYVGKQNSGGIHPRNFMIDPTGQYLLVANRNTDNVVVFKRDKESGMLTKTGNEFEISMPVCLKMMSVD
- a CDS encoding type 1 glutamine amidotransferase, coding for MRLHYLQHVPFEGPGIIRSWSKNNNISLTRTRLYEDEELPPPREIDGLVVMGGPMGVYDAKRYPWLKKEKRFINNCIDRGIKVLGICLGAQLIADVLGAEVNSMNQKEIGWFPLNWNESARNHRLLDFLPTNQIVLHWHGDQFSLPGGALSLASSKGCANQGFLVDEQIMGLQFHLEITKDGLDELIQHSNNELKRSDGPFIQSPVTMLNAPHFEENHHTTRKLLNRFFSSPS
- the rlmD gene encoding 23S rRNA (uracil(1939)-C(5))-methyltransferase RlmD, which gives rise to MLKKGTETELTIEGVAFEGKGIAKVDGLAVFVPNTTPGDRIRARITKSKKNYREGKLLEVLEEGPRRIEPKCQHARVCGGCSWQHVDYDYQLEFKKEQVRDHMERIGGFDNIDINDTIGCDQPFYYRNKMEYSIGHRRWLSPEEINRDEYVDDHCFAAGLHVPGRFDKVLNIQDCHLQHPISYKILDFVRTWCINHDVPPYDTIDHKGYMRNVVIRNSYHTDDLMVNLVTLKDDSEIVSPLSEALVNEFPEITTVINNINDRKNPTAVGRYEKVLYGPGYITDRIGSYHFKIDANAFFQTNTRQAEELYEVAKKYADIQPDDTVYDLYCGVGTLSLFLSEKAKNLLGIELSNVAIKNARKNAESNDVDNVDFQQGDMQHVFGELITKKYGAPDCLITDPPRAGMHPDVVENINKLKVPKLVYVSCNSSTMARDLEKMSEVYDIEELQPVDMFPQTYHIETVAKLRLKN
- a CDS encoding cyclic nucleotide-binding domain-containing protein; this translates as MLNLSRFKKIKERSDIIFNSRFLQNLSLLERSEFLHYCHRRKYKKNEYIYYQGDPGTGMYFIEEGQVQLIIENEEERQDLDQSYTIEAPESFGALSIGYEIRRISTVKCLTDCTLMGFFKPDFETLKKRHPVIAVKFMETLAMVAMKQLELVTNELKKQSGAKQALALQFETYIDQQENEHL
- a CDS encoding BamA/TamA family outer membrane protein — protein: MASPAIGQTDTASSDTTDNVVRIIRFAGNDNVNNNTLETLIRTQTNREFLGIPRFTPWYFIWQLTKKFGEAPSYLNRETVGNDIERIRRYYQSIGFLEASVDTNIVEFKENRVEVSFLIDEGNPSTIKTISYTGMPALEDSTKIQEFYEESSLTREKINDTTFTHNQRYLENSLTEERNRIITFLKNNGFAAIQNDSVSVLMKRDPENRHQLDALFTINPGRKYTFGDVHISLAGPEEESNLTQKDTVQHSELTAGRKIFLHKAPSAQTKYSLLTDQILFKPGETFDNSLYIRTVNEFQNLGMLNVQQFGLSEDGSLPDYSGNELPVMFSLKSRPKHSVNLNFFGMRRYGFGSGAGLTYTNNNLFGKAENLQLSLNGSFEYVSSETVRDISPDSDSTQSVQGGFFQSFDSRLEYSLPRLNFPFAFLDNYPSFSNAQTVYGLSFSRSDQLLFDINSDIRFNLRYEVKHNDRFSSFLDLVELDLLDTTPSRRFRESLQQEFGEDSFEYERILEDFRPQVSSILRYTFQSRRTDLIKRNFGYFSEYSAAIGGNIPYLTDRFIVTPNTLEGNLPPIFPSSQNSLAYSRFFKGTADYRRYIPISNNGVFAYRGFLGVALPYGNSNSVPLNQRYYAGGANDIRGWSFYSLGPGSIPLEDVTINGGEIKLLAQSEVRQRLFTDFLSSNWIAAWFTDAGNIWYGPRTEFPSAQDNNSQTNLTQQEILEMGKFKFDNFYRQIAVGSGAGLRIDWEYIVIRFDFAFRVHDLQEGWFNNKKLYFSFGIGHSF